One window of Equus quagga isolate Etosha38 chromosome 4, UCLA_HA_Equagga_1.0, whole genome shotgun sequence genomic DNA carries:
- the ITPRID2 gene encoding protein ITPRID2 isoform X1 has translation MDRPLVASAEAEEELEWQVASRRRKAWAKCRSSWQASETEDLSTEATTQDEDEDDEEDLPGAKLPAAAGRGNVPNEKIAIWLKDCRTPLGASLDEQSSSTLKGVLVRNGGSFEDDLSLGAEANQLHESDAQIENCHNILAKERRLQFHQKGRSMNSTGSGKSSGTVSSVSELLELYEEDPEEILYNLGFGRDEPDIASKIPSRFFNSSSFARGIDIKVFLSAQMQRMEVENPNYALTSRFRQIEVLTTVANAFSSLYSQVSGTPLQRIGSMSSVTSNKETDSPPPLTRSNTANRLMKTLSKLNLCVDKTEKGEGTTPFPAIEKGKILNVSVMEESGNKNDQKSQKIVKKKDSSSMLATVKEEVSGGSASLMEIADIDPLSDEAIGNFNQESESEASKETQSHGNKLGEGCGITESDLGSDFNMSGHSELENSSELKNVNVSTPEKEPCAPLTIPSIRNMMAQQKDSFEMEEVQSTEGEVPHVPATYQLGLSKSKRDHLLRTASQHSDSSGFAEDSTESLSVNHLQVQESLQAMGSSADSCDSETTVTSFGEDHVRPIAQESEEESPIPFQKGSKKATSVADKRRSDSQDFPQCETVENKGNKQSTGSAGDPATEITETKEDLSPAQPLELQREASAESDVDKGSECEFAQYTTHHILKSLASIEAKCSEKGSEDTTGPPSSVDRVTTALQRAQMKVCSLSNQRVGRSLIKSKDLLKQRYLFAKAGYPLRRSQSLPTTLLNPVKVVSSVNVRLSPGKETRCSPPSFTYKYTPEEEQKLEKEVTESDGQSLVKSTIFISPSSVKKEEASPSEGNRLEECHARRTPTCSLYAPAPISQSTCSLHSVHSEWQERPLCEHTRTLSTHSVPNISGATCSAFTSPFGCPYSHRHAAYPYRACSANPPSAIEMQLRRVLHDIRNSLQNLSQYPMMRGHDLAAAPYRTQNSSVLPLYENTFQELQVMRRSLNLFRTQMMDLELAMLRQQTMVYHHMTEEERYEVDQLQSLRNAVRMELQDLELQLEERLLGLEDQLRAQPVPSPFRSSALVGMCGSRSADNLSCPSPLNVLEPVTELMREQSYLKSELGLGLGEMGFEIPPGESSESVFSQATSESSSVCSGPSHANRRTGVPSGDSVGKPKTHLVPRKKVFRASVALTPTAPSRKGSVQMPPDVESSEEVGAAEEALEAIGPKSEVEEGHRKIPLMPAAEEMHKNVEQDELQQVIREIKESIVGEIRREIVSGLLAAVSSSKASSSKQDSH, from the exons ATGGACCGGCCCCTGGTGGCGTCGGCGGAGGCGGAGGAGGAACTGGAGTGGCAAGTGGCGAGTCGCAGGAGGAAGGCCTGGGCCAAGTGCCGCAGCTCCTGGCAGGCGTCGGAGACGGAGGACCTGTCCACAGAAGCGACGACGCAGGACGAGGACGAGGACGACGAGGAGGACCTCCCGGGCGCGAAGCTGCCGGCGGCCGCGGGGAGAG GAAACGTGCCCAACGAAAAGATCGCGATATGGCTCAAGGACTGCCG TACCCCTTTGGGAGCCTCACTGGATGAGCAGAGCAGTAGTACACTCAAAG GTGTGCTTGTGAGAAATGGAGGAAGTTTTGAAGATGATTTGTCACTGGGAGCTGAAG CCAACCAACTCCATGAAAGTGATGCTCAAATTGAAAACTG cCATAATATCTTGGCCAAAGAGAGAAGACTGCAGTTTCATCAGAAAGGGAGAAGTATGAATTCCACTGGATCTGGGAAAAGTAGTGGGACAGTCTCAAG cgTTTCAGAATTGTTGGAACTTTATGAGGAAGATCCTGAAGAAATTCTTTATAATCTTGGATTTGGACGAGATGAACCAGATATTGCTTCTAAAATTCCTTCCAGATTTTTTAATTCATCATCATTTGCTAGAGGGATAGATATTAAAGTATTTTTGAGCGCTCAAATGCAACGAATGGAAGTAGAAAATCCAAATTATGCTTTAACAA gcCGTTTTCGTCAAATTGAAGTGCTTACTACTGTGGCCAATgcgttttcttctttgtattcccAAGTCTCTGGGACTCCCTTGCAGAGAATTGGAAGTATGTCCTCAGTGACCTCTAACAAGGAGACAGACTCTCCTCCACCTTTAACCCGAAGTAACACTGCAAATCGCTTGATGAAAACACTATCAAAACTAAATTTGTGTGTtgataaaacagagaaaggagaaggtaCTACTCCTTTTCCAGCaattgaaaaaggaaagattCTGAATGTTTCAGTGATGGAAGAAAGTggtaataaaaatgatcaaaagtCTCAAAAAATTGTAAAGAAGAAAGACTCTTCTTCTATGTTAGCCACAGTTAAAGAAGAAGTGTCAGGGGGTTCAGCAAGTTTGATGGAGATTGCTGACATTGATCCACTTTCTGATGAAGCAATCGGTaattttaaccaagaaagtgaaagtgaAGCAAGTAAAGAAACTCAGAGTCATGGGAATAAACTGGGTGAGGGATGTGGTATTACGGAATCTGATTTAGGGAGTGATTTCAACATGTCCGGCCACAGTGAGCTAGAAAATAGCAGTGAGCTGAAAAATGTCAATGTGTCCACACCTGAAAAAGAGCCATGTGCACCACTGACGATCCCGTCCATAAGGAATATGATGGCACAGCAGAAGGACTCCTTTGAAATGGAAGAG GTTCAGAGTACGGAGGGAGAAGTTCCTCATGTTCcagccacttaccagctgggtcTTAGCAAGTCAAAAAGAG ATCATCTATTACGTACCGCAAGTCAGCATTCTGATAGCAGTGGTTTTGCTGAAGATTCAACAGAGTCTCTCTCCGTTAATCATCTTCAG GTTCAGGAGTCCTTGCAAGCCATGGGGAGTAGTGCTGATAGTTGTGACAGTGAGACAACAGTCACATCATTTGGTGAAGACCATGTCAGACCAATAGCACAAGAATCAGAGGAGGAGTCTCCGATTCCTTTTCAGAAGGGAAGCAAGAAGGCAACATCAGTTGCTGACAAAAGAAGGTCAGATAGCCAGGATTTCCCGCAGTGTGAGACTGttgagaataaaggaaataaacagtcCACTGGTAGTGCAGGGGATCCTGCTACTGAAATTACTGAAACGAAAGAGGACTTGTCTCCAGCACAGCCATTGGAACTGCAGAGGGAAGCAAGTGCTGAAAGTGATGTGGATAAAGGCAGTGAATGTGAATTTGCCCAGTATACCACGCACCATATTCTGAAATCGTTGGCTTCTATTGAAGCTAAATGCAGTGAGAAGGGCTCGGAAGATACAACTGGGCCTCCCTCTTCTGTGGACAGAGTTACTACAGCTTTGCAAAGAGCTCAGATGAAGGTGTGCAGTCTGTCTAATCAAAGAGTAGGGCGTAGCTTGATAAAGTCGAAAGATCTGTTAAAACAGAGGTACTTATTTGCAAAAGCTGGCTATCCTCTAAGAAGGTCTCAGTCCTTACCAACCACCTTATTGAACCCAGTGAAGGTTGTGTCCTCTGTCAATGTTCGGTTGTCCCCAGGAAAGGAGACCAGATGCAGTCCACCTTCCTTCACCTATAAGTACACACCTGAAGAGGaacagaagttagaaaaagaggtGACTGAGTCAGATGGTCAGTCTTTAGTTAAATCCACCATTTTCATCTCTCCATCATCTGTGAAGAAAGAAGAAGCCTCTCCGAGCGAGGGGAACCGGTTGGAGGAATGCCATGCTCGAAGGACTCCCACTTGCTCACTGTATGCTCCGGCGCCTATTTCCCAGTCCACCTGCTCCCTTCACTCTGTCCACTCTGAGTGGCAGGAAAGGCCCCTGTGTGAGCACACAAGAACTCTGAGCACTCACAGTGTTCCCAACATCTCGGGCGCCACCTGTAGTGCCTTCACTTCCCCTTTTGGGTGTCCCTACTCACATAGACATGCTGCCTACCCTTACCGAGCCTGCTCTGCGAACCCTCCTTCTGCCATCGAAATGCAGTTGCGAAGAGTGTTGCATGATATTAGAAACTCACTGCAGAATCTTTCACAG TACCCTATGATGAGAGGACATGACCTTGCTGCTGCTCCATATCGTACTCAGAACTCGTCTGTTCTACCTCTTTATGAA AATACTTTTCAGGAGCTCCAGGTAATGAGGCGGAGCCTGAATTTGTTTAGAACACAAATGATGGATTTAGAATTGGCAATGCTGCGTCAGCAGACGATGGTTTATCATCAcatgacagaggaggaaag GTATGAAGTTGATCAGCTGCAGAGTTTGAGAAATGCAGTCCGAATGGAACTTCAGGACCTGGAACTGCAGCTGGAGGAGCGCCTGCTGGGCCTGGAGGACCAGCTGCGCGCCCAGCCCGTGCCTTCTCCCTTCCGCTCCTCAGCTCTGGTG GGAATGTGTGGCAGTAGAAGTGCTGATAACTTGTCATGCCCTTCTCCACTGAATGTACTGGAACCA GTCACTGAACTGATGCGAGAGCAGTCCTATCTGAAGTCTGAATTGGGCCTGGGACTGGGAGAAATGGGATTTGAAATTCCTCCAGGAGAAAGCTCAGAATCTGTTTTCTCCCAAGCAACATCAGAGTCATCTTCTGTATGTTCTGGTCCCTCTCATGCTAATAGAAGAACTGGAGTACCTTCTGGTGACTCAGTGGGCAAACCCAAGACCCATCTAGTACCGAGAAAGAAAGTATTCCGAGCATCAGTGGCCTTAACACCAACTGCTCCTTCTAGAAAAGGCTCTGTGCAGATGCCTCCAGATGTGGAAAGTTCCGAGGAAGTTGGAGCAGCTGAAGAAGCCTTAGAGGCTATAGGACCTAAATCTGAAGTGGAAGAAGGGCATAGAAAAATCCCATTAATGCCAGCTGCTGAGGAAATGCATAAAAACGTGGAGCAAGATGAGTTGCAGCAAGTTATACGGGAG ATTAAAGAGTCCATTGTTGGAGAAATCAGACGGGAAATTGTAAGTGGACTTTTGGCAGCAGTATCTTCAAGTAAAGCATCCAGTTCTAAGCAAGATAGTCATTAA
- the ITPRID2 gene encoding protein ITPRID2 isoform X2 has product MDRPLVASAEAEEELEWQVASRRRKAWAKCRSSWQASETEDLSTEATTQDEDEDDEEDLPGAKLPAAAGRGNVPNEKIAIWLKDCRTPLGASLDEQSSSTLKGVLVRNGGSFEDDLSLGAEANQLHESDAQIENCHNILAKERRLQFHQKGRSMNSTGSGKSSGTVSSVSELLELYEEDPEEILYNLGFGRDEPDIASKIPSRFFNSSSFARGIDIKVFLSAQMQRMEVENPNYALTSRFRQIEVLTTVANAFSSLYSQVSGTPLQRIGSMSSVTSNKETDSPPPLTRSNTANRLMKTLSKLNLCVDKTEKGEGTTPFPAIEKGKILNVSVMEESGNKNDQKSQKIVKKKDSSSMLATVKEEVSGGSASLMEIADIDPLSDEAIGNFNQESESEASKETQSHGNKLGEGCGITESDLGSDFNMSGHSELENSSELKNVNVSTPEKEPCAPLTIPSIRNMMAQQKDSFEMEEVQSTEGEVPHVPATYQLGLSKSKRDHLLRTASQHSDSSGFAEDSTESLSVNHLQVQESLQAMGSSADSCDSETTVTSFGEDHVRPIAQESEEESPIPFQKGSKKATSVADKRRSDSQDFPQCETVENKGNKQSTGSAGDPATEITETKEDLSPAQPLELQREASAESDVDKGSECEFAQYTTHHILKSLASIEAKCSEKGSEDTTGPPSSVDRVTTALQRAQMKVCSLSNQRVGRSLIKSKDLLKQRYLFAKAGYPLRRSQSLPTTLLNPVKVVSSVNVRLSPGKETRCSPPSFTYKYTPEEEQKLEKEVTESDGQSLVKSTIFISPSSVKKEEASPSEGNRLEECHARRTPTCSLYAPAPISQSTCSLHSVHSEWQERPLCEHTRTLSTHSVPNISGATCSAFTSPFGCPYSHRHAAYPYRACSANPPSAIEMQLRRVLHDIRNSLQNLSQYPMMRGHDLAAAPYRTQNSSVLPLYEELQVMRRSLNLFRTQMMDLELAMLRQQTMVYHHMTEEERYEVDQLQSLRNAVRMELQDLELQLEERLLGLEDQLRAQPVPSPFRSSALVGMCGSRSADNLSCPSPLNVLEPVTELMREQSYLKSELGLGLGEMGFEIPPGESSESVFSQATSESSSVCSGPSHANRRTGVPSGDSVGKPKTHLVPRKKVFRASVALTPTAPSRKGSVQMPPDVESSEEVGAAEEALEAIGPKSEVEEGHRKIPLMPAAEEMHKNVEQDELQQVIREIKESIVGEIRREIVSGLLAAVSSSKASSSKQDSH; this is encoded by the exons ATGGACCGGCCCCTGGTGGCGTCGGCGGAGGCGGAGGAGGAACTGGAGTGGCAAGTGGCGAGTCGCAGGAGGAAGGCCTGGGCCAAGTGCCGCAGCTCCTGGCAGGCGTCGGAGACGGAGGACCTGTCCACAGAAGCGACGACGCAGGACGAGGACGAGGACGACGAGGAGGACCTCCCGGGCGCGAAGCTGCCGGCGGCCGCGGGGAGAG GAAACGTGCCCAACGAAAAGATCGCGATATGGCTCAAGGACTGCCG TACCCCTTTGGGAGCCTCACTGGATGAGCAGAGCAGTAGTACACTCAAAG GTGTGCTTGTGAGAAATGGAGGAAGTTTTGAAGATGATTTGTCACTGGGAGCTGAAG CCAACCAACTCCATGAAAGTGATGCTCAAATTGAAAACTG cCATAATATCTTGGCCAAAGAGAGAAGACTGCAGTTTCATCAGAAAGGGAGAAGTATGAATTCCACTGGATCTGGGAAAAGTAGTGGGACAGTCTCAAG cgTTTCAGAATTGTTGGAACTTTATGAGGAAGATCCTGAAGAAATTCTTTATAATCTTGGATTTGGACGAGATGAACCAGATATTGCTTCTAAAATTCCTTCCAGATTTTTTAATTCATCATCATTTGCTAGAGGGATAGATATTAAAGTATTTTTGAGCGCTCAAATGCAACGAATGGAAGTAGAAAATCCAAATTATGCTTTAACAA gcCGTTTTCGTCAAATTGAAGTGCTTACTACTGTGGCCAATgcgttttcttctttgtattcccAAGTCTCTGGGACTCCCTTGCAGAGAATTGGAAGTATGTCCTCAGTGACCTCTAACAAGGAGACAGACTCTCCTCCACCTTTAACCCGAAGTAACACTGCAAATCGCTTGATGAAAACACTATCAAAACTAAATTTGTGTGTtgataaaacagagaaaggagaaggtaCTACTCCTTTTCCAGCaattgaaaaaggaaagattCTGAATGTTTCAGTGATGGAAGAAAGTggtaataaaaatgatcaaaagtCTCAAAAAATTGTAAAGAAGAAAGACTCTTCTTCTATGTTAGCCACAGTTAAAGAAGAAGTGTCAGGGGGTTCAGCAAGTTTGATGGAGATTGCTGACATTGATCCACTTTCTGATGAAGCAATCGGTaattttaaccaagaaagtgaaagtgaAGCAAGTAAAGAAACTCAGAGTCATGGGAATAAACTGGGTGAGGGATGTGGTATTACGGAATCTGATTTAGGGAGTGATTTCAACATGTCCGGCCACAGTGAGCTAGAAAATAGCAGTGAGCTGAAAAATGTCAATGTGTCCACACCTGAAAAAGAGCCATGTGCACCACTGACGATCCCGTCCATAAGGAATATGATGGCACAGCAGAAGGACTCCTTTGAAATGGAAGAG GTTCAGAGTACGGAGGGAGAAGTTCCTCATGTTCcagccacttaccagctgggtcTTAGCAAGTCAAAAAGAG ATCATCTATTACGTACCGCAAGTCAGCATTCTGATAGCAGTGGTTTTGCTGAAGATTCAACAGAGTCTCTCTCCGTTAATCATCTTCAG GTTCAGGAGTCCTTGCAAGCCATGGGGAGTAGTGCTGATAGTTGTGACAGTGAGACAACAGTCACATCATTTGGTGAAGACCATGTCAGACCAATAGCACAAGAATCAGAGGAGGAGTCTCCGATTCCTTTTCAGAAGGGAAGCAAGAAGGCAACATCAGTTGCTGACAAAAGAAGGTCAGATAGCCAGGATTTCCCGCAGTGTGAGACTGttgagaataaaggaaataaacagtcCACTGGTAGTGCAGGGGATCCTGCTACTGAAATTACTGAAACGAAAGAGGACTTGTCTCCAGCACAGCCATTGGAACTGCAGAGGGAAGCAAGTGCTGAAAGTGATGTGGATAAAGGCAGTGAATGTGAATTTGCCCAGTATACCACGCACCATATTCTGAAATCGTTGGCTTCTATTGAAGCTAAATGCAGTGAGAAGGGCTCGGAAGATACAACTGGGCCTCCCTCTTCTGTGGACAGAGTTACTACAGCTTTGCAAAGAGCTCAGATGAAGGTGTGCAGTCTGTCTAATCAAAGAGTAGGGCGTAGCTTGATAAAGTCGAAAGATCTGTTAAAACAGAGGTACTTATTTGCAAAAGCTGGCTATCCTCTAAGAAGGTCTCAGTCCTTACCAACCACCTTATTGAACCCAGTGAAGGTTGTGTCCTCTGTCAATGTTCGGTTGTCCCCAGGAAAGGAGACCAGATGCAGTCCACCTTCCTTCACCTATAAGTACACACCTGAAGAGGaacagaagttagaaaaagaggtGACTGAGTCAGATGGTCAGTCTTTAGTTAAATCCACCATTTTCATCTCTCCATCATCTGTGAAGAAAGAAGAAGCCTCTCCGAGCGAGGGGAACCGGTTGGAGGAATGCCATGCTCGAAGGACTCCCACTTGCTCACTGTATGCTCCGGCGCCTATTTCCCAGTCCACCTGCTCCCTTCACTCTGTCCACTCTGAGTGGCAGGAAAGGCCCCTGTGTGAGCACACAAGAACTCTGAGCACTCACAGTGTTCCCAACATCTCGGGCGCCACCTGTAGTGCCTTCACTTCCCCTTTTGGGTGTCCCTACTCACATAGACATGCTGCCTACCCTTACCGAGCCTGCTCTGCGAACCCTCCTTCTGCCATCGAAATGCAGTTGCGAAGAGTGTTGCATGATATTAGAAACTCACTGCAGAATCTTTCACAG TACCCTATGATGAGAGGACATGACCTTGCTGCTGCTCCATATCGTACTCAGAACTCGTCTGTTCTACCTCTTTATGAA GAGCTCCAGGTAATGAGGCGGAGCCTGAATTTGTTTAGAACACAAATGATGGATTTAGAATTGGCAATGCTGCGTCAGCAGACGATGGTTTATCATCAcatgacagaggaggaaag GTATGAAGTTGATCAGCTGCAGAGTTTGAGAAATGCAGTCCGAATGGAACTTCAGGACCTGGAACTGCAGCTGGAGGAGCGCCTGCTGGGCCTGGAGGACCAGCTGCGCGCCCAGCCCGTGCCTTCTCCCTTCCGCTCCTCAGCTCTGGTG GGAATGTGTGGCAGTAGAAGTGCTGATAACTTGTCATGCCCTTCTCCACTGAATGTACTGGAACCA GTCACTGAACTGATGCGAGAGCAGTCCTATCTGAAGTCTGAATTGGGCCTGGGACTGGGAGAAATGGGATTTGAAATTCCTCCAGGAGAAAGCTCAGAATCTGTTTTCTCCCAAGCAACATCAGAGTCATCTTCTGTATGTTCTGGTCCCTCTCATGCTAATAGAAGAACTGGAGTACCTTCTGGTGACTCAGTGGGCAAACCCAAGACCCATCTAGTACCGAGAAAGAAAGTATTCCGAGCATCAGTGGCCTTAACACCAACTGCTCCTTCTAGAAAAGGCTCTGTGCAGATGCCTCCAGATGTGGAAAGTTCCGAGGAAGTTGGAGCAGCTGAAGAAGCCTTAGAGGCTATAGGACCTAAATCTGAAGTGGAAGAAGGGCATAGAAAAATCCCATTAATGCCAGCTGCTGAGGAAATGCATAAAAACGTGGAGCAAGATGAGTTGCAGCAAGTTATACGGGAG ATTAAAGAGTCCATTGTTGGAGAAATCAGACGGGAAATTGTAAGTGGACTTTTGGCAGCAGTATCTTCAAGTAAAGCATCCAGTTCTAAGCAAGATAGTCATTAA